Proteins found in one Mucilaginibacter gracilis genomic segment:
- a CDS encoding DUF7149 domain-containing protein has protein sequence MTISFISLVESINKAYRLIKPRREDLDFFKVNFSKLLERIDEKESEENVKGHLADFLKSTYYDPNHLIATKGRADLVIHLEKDAKSHVGVLLEVKKPSNKHDMVTKDNLNAKAMHELILYFLRERVNHKNISLTHLVITNIYEWFVFDASLFERVFAKNTQLQKAYREWEAGQKVSVKTELFYNEIARPFLHDLQEEMTFTHVDIREYLKYLQGNKEKDDNKLIPLYKFFSPVNLLKLPFINDSNSLDTGFFKELLHIIGLEEVKDGSRKIIQRLPVTKRQPASLIENTINMLEVDEVLRKVPAKFLNPNSA, from the coding sequence ATGACCATTTCCTTTATCTCTCTTGTTGAAAGTATTAATAAAGCGTATCGGCTAATAAAGCCACGTCGTGAAGATTTAGATTTTTTCAAGGTTAACTTCAGCAAATTACTTGAACGCATTGATGAGAAAGAAAGCGAGGAAAATGTTAAAGGGCATTTAGCAGACTTCTTAAAATCAACTTATTACGATCCTAATCATTTAATTGCTACCAAGGGGCGTGCGGATTTGGTTATCCATCTGGAAAAAGATGCCAAATCGCATGTAGGTGTATTGCTTGAAGTTAAAAAGCCTTCAAATAAACACGATATGGTTACTAAGGATAATCTCAATGCAAAAGCCATGCATGAGCTTATCCTCTATTTTCTTCGCGAGCGCGTCAACCATAAAAATATTTCCCTTACCCACTTAGTAATAACTAATATCTATGAGTGGTTTGTTTTTGACGCCTCATTGTTTGAACGTGTATTTGCCAAAAATACACAACTACAAAAAGCTTATAGAGAATGGGAAGCAGGACAAAAGGTTAGTGTAAAAACAGAGTTGTTTTACAATGAAATCGCCAGGCCTTTTCTCCATGACTTGCAGGAAGAAATGACATTTACCCACGTTGATATCAGAGAGTACCTGAAATATTTGCAAGGGAATAAAGAAAAGGACGACAACAAACTTATACCCTTATATAAGTTTTTCTCCCCTGTTAATTTATTGAAATTACCTTTTATAAATGATAGCAACTCATTAGATACCGGTTTTTTTAAAGAGCTATTGCATATTATTGGATTAGAAGAAGTAAAAGATGGCAGCCGAAAAATAATACAGCGGTTACCGGTTACTAAAAGACAACCAGCCTCCTTAATTGAAAACACCATCAACATGCTGGAAGTTGATGAAGTTTTACGAAAGGTCCCGGCTAAGTTTTTAAACCCTAACTCCGCATAA
- a CDS encoding transposase: MSLPSWIQKFKEPKTEIRLIKGTFYKYAVEYRYNSEKKRTDKITLELLGKITEKEGFVPSDKKLIKDKGNSLPVVDIKTYGLYNLFTSLLAEDLPSLLTLFPEPVSQTLLTVAMMRFAYQHPIKRMPFQHAHDYCSLNWVTKGLDDKAITAALKYVGENRELLLGWMKGRLGVREAMQDKFVMIDSTHIPSLSEHLSVNAMGYNPQHSYDPQIRLMYIFSAQMQQPVYYRLINGNITDVTSMKICVDELNIKDVVFIADKGFYSKKNVADLKTASIHFIIPLYRNNNLIDYEPLQQANFKKGIKNYFTYQKRVVWYYEYEKEGLMLTTYLDERLRVEEEADFLTRTQTHPDKYKEVDFFERVDRFGTLTLTNHLPEAVSAQMLYETYKQRNEIEVMFDAYKHFLLADKTYMQNRYVLEGWLMANFIAMIAYYRLYTRLKTANKLSKYAPKDIVEISKSIYQTKIRNTWVRSEITKKTKDLFKSIDIDYLN; this comes from the coding sequence ATGTCGTTACCTTCCTGGATTCAAAAATTTAAAGAGCCAAAAACAGAGATCAGGCTTATCAAGGGTACATTTTACAAGTACGCTGTTGAGTATCGTTATAATTCTGAAAAAAAGCGGACGGATAAAATAACCCTGGAACTTCTTGGTAAAATCACCGAGAAGGAGGGCTTTGTCCCGTCGGATAAAAAACTAATAAAAGATAAAGGCAACAGCCTGCCGGTAGTAGATATCAAAACATACGGATTGTATAATCTCTTTACGTCTTTGCTTGCTGAGGATCTTCCCAGTTTACTTACACTCTTCCCAGAGCCTGTTAGTCAAACATTATTGACAGTAGCAATGATGCGTTTTGCTTATCAGCACCCAATAAAGCGTATGCCGTTTCAACATGCACATGACTACTGTTCTCTGAACTGGGTCACAAAAGGTCTTGATGACAAAGCAATTACAGCTGCATTGAAATATGTAGGAGAAAACAGAGAACTATTGCTGGGCTGGATGAAAGGCAGATTAGGGGTAAGGGAAGCTATGCAGGATAAATTTGTAATGATTGATTCTACGCACATACCATCCCTTTCAGAACATCTTTCAGTCAACGCAATGGGTTATAATCCACAGCATAGCTATGATCCACAAATACGCCTGATGTACATTTTTTCTGCACAAATGCAACAACCGGTGTATTATAGACTTATCAATGGGAATATTACTGACGTTACATCGATGAAGATATGTGTAGACGAACTAAATATCAAAGATGTGGTTTTCATTGCCGACAAGGGATTTTACAGCAAGAAAAACGTCGCTGACCTCAAAACTGCCTCCATTCATTTCATTATCCCACTATACAGAAATAATAATCTCATAGATTATGAACCGCTACAGCAAGCCAATTTTAAAAAAGGTATAAAGAATTATTTCACCTATCAGAAGAGGGTGGTCTGGTATTATGAATATGAAAAAGAAGGACTGATGCTAACTACTTACCTTGACGAGCGCCTTAGAGTAGAAGAAGAAGCTGATTTCCTTACCCGTACTCAAACACATCCTGATAAGTATAAAGAAGTTGATTTCTTTGAACGGGTTGACCGTTTTGGAACACTTACACTCACGAATCACCTGCCTGAAGCGGTGTCCGCACAAATGTTATATGAAACCTACAAACAGCGCAATGAAATAGAAGTCATGTTTGACGCCTACAAGCACTTCCTGCTTGCAGACAAAACCTACATGCAGAACCGATATGTGCTGGAAGGATGGTTAATGGCAAATTTTATAGCCATGATCGCATACTACAGGTTGTATACACGACTAAAAACAGCAAACAAACTTTCAAAATATGCACCAAAGGACATAGTAGAAATATCAAAAAGCATCTACCAAACTAAAATCCGAAACACCTGGGTAAGATCCGAAATAACAAAAAAGACAAAAGACCTCTTTAAATCTATTGACATAGACTACCTAAATTAG
- a CDS encoding TaqI-like C-terminal specificity domain-containing protein, translating into MSDFIRQSVTTQGGFKPDGGWVILSPLEATIKNKIEAAGTPLKDWDINIYRGILTGYNDAFIIDQKTRDALIEASPKNDEIIRPILRGRDIKKYNAQFANQWIINTHNGIREKKIPPVDVKQDYPAVYDHLSKYEDALSKRLDKGQHWSNLRNCAYLENFESEKIVWIELTDQPNFALDKSAFYLNNTIFFMTGDHLKYLLAFLNSRLCEWYFDKIAATSGAGTRRWIKMYIDQICVPFPDKEIESKITGIVDSLNESFDMKLYKSLDNKIYDIFKLSSEEIDLLINASL; encoded by the coding sequence ATGAGCGATTTTATTAGACAGTCAGTTACCACACAGGGGGGCTTTAAACCAGACGGCGGGTGGGTTATACTTTCGCCATTAGAGGCCACCATAAAAAACAAGATTGAAGCGGCAGGAACACCTTTAAAAGATTGGGATATCAATATCTACCGAGGTATATTAACGGGGTACAACGATGCCTTTATTATCGACCAGAAAACCAGAGATGCGCTCATAGAGGCTTCGCCTAAAAATGATGAAATTATACGTCCGATTCTTCGTGGCAGGGATATAAAAAAATATAATGCTCAGTTTGCCAATCAATGGATTATTAACACCCACAATGGTATCAGGGAAAAGAAAATTCCACCCGTTGATGTAAAACAAGACTATCCGGCGGTGTATGACCATTTATCAAAATACGAGGATGCTTTATCAAAACGATTAGATAAGGGGCAACATTGGTCGAACCTAAGAAATTGCGCCTACTTGGAAAATTTTGAAAGTGAAAAAATTGTTTGGATCGAATTAACTGATCAACCAAATTTTGCACTTGACAAAAGTGCATTTTACCTGAATAATACTATTTTCTTCATGACCGGCGACCATTTGAAATATTTGCTAGCATTTTTAAATTCCAGGCTTTGTGAATGGTACTTTGACAAAATCGCAGCGACTTCCGGGGCGGGAACCAGACGTTGGATCAAAATGTACATCGACCAAATTTGCGTACCATTTCCTGATAAGGAAATAGAATCAAAAATTACTGGTATAGTAGACTCGTTAAACGAATCATTTGACATGAAGCTTTACAAAAGTCTTGATAATAAAATCTATGATATATTTAAGCTCTCTTCTGAGGAAATCGACTTATTAATAAATGCATCTTTATAA
- a CDS encoding TaqI-like C-terminal specificity domain-containing protein gives MEINYGIKTGFNEAFIIDADKRNELLINCPEADEIIRPILSGKDIKRYQINWDNKWIIFTRKGIDIDQYPSIKEYLNSYYEKLRPRNNNEPTGRKPGPYKWFEIQDNVAYYKDFEKPKIAWGNLALNGQFSLVDAGYYINAPSSFIATDETYLVGILNSRLADFYIKQLGVTRNGGYFEYKPMFVEQLPIPAIPKDIQMQLVLLIEKLSASPSLKKQIEEEIDDVVFSLYNITLEEKQLIYKDAFINKSISSEESLNIS, from the coding sequence TTGGAAATTAATTATGGCATTAAAACTGGATTTAATGAAGCCTTTATTATTGATGCCGACAAAAGAAACGAATTGCTAATAAATTGTCCTGAAGCTGATGAAATTATACGTCCGATTTTGTCCGGCAAAGACATTAAACGTTACCAAATTAATTGGGATAATAAATGGATCATTTTTACGAGAAAAGGAATAGATATCGATCAATACCCTAGTATCAAAGAATACCTGAATTCATACTACGAAAAATTAAGGCCGCGCAACAACAATGAACCAACTGGCAGAAAACCGGGGCCTTACAAATGGTTTGAAATTCAGGATAATGTAGCCTATTACAAAGATTTTGAAAAGCCCAAAATTGCCTGGGGTAATCTTGCACTTAATGGCCAATTCTCATTGGTAGATGCTGGATACTATATTAATGCACCATCATCGTTTATCGCTACTGATGAAACTTATTTAGTTGGAATATTAAATTCGAGGCTTGCCGATTTTTATATAAAACAGTTAGGTGTAACACGAAATGGAGGTTACTTTGAATATAAACCAATGTTTGTTGAACAACTACCTATACCGGCAATTCCAAAGGATATTCAGATGCAATTGGTGTTATTAATCGAAAAATTATCAGCCTCCCCAAGCCTCAAAAAGCAAATTGAAGAGGAGATTGATGATGTTGTATTTTCTTTATATAATATAACTCTGGAAGAAAAGCAATTAATTTATAAAGATGCATTTATTAATAAGTCGATTTCCTCAGAAGAGAGCTTAAATATATCATAG
- a CDS encoding master DNA invertase Mpi family serine-type recombinase, producing MNYGYIRISTDKQTTENQRFEIQNFTDKRQIFINEWIDETISSTKKLEIRKFGALLQRMQKGDVLIVSELSRLGRNLMQIMKILHDCMEKDVMVYTVKENYELGNNINSKVLAFAFGLSAEIERNLISQRTKEALARRKAEGQILGRPKGSKSQMRKLTGKEDDIKSLMNKKISYSAIGRILGVHRLTVSSFVREKI from the coding sequence ATGAACTACGGATACATTCGCATTAGCACAGACAAACAGACAACAGAAAATCAACGGTTTGAAATTCAAAACTTTACGGACAAACGGCAAATATTTATAAACGAGTGGATAGACGAAACTATAAGCTCTACAAAAAAATTGGAAATCCGCAAGTTCGGAGCGTTATTACAGAGGATGCAAAAAGGGGATGTCCTTATTGTATCCGAATTATCACGTTTGGGGCGCAACTTAATGCAGATCATGAAGATTTTGCATGATTGTATGGAAAAAGATGTTATGGTATATACGGTTAAGGAGAATTATGAACTCGGTAATAATATCAATTCAAAAGTATTGGCGTTTGCTTTTGGCTTATCAGCCGAAATAGAGCGTAACTTAATATCCCAACGAACAAAAGAGGCGCTCGCGCGAAGGAAAGCAGAAGGACAGATACTTGGCCGTCCAAAAGGCAGCAAATCGCAAATGCGTAAACTTACAGGGAAAGAAGACGATATTAAATCATTGATGAATAAAAAAATATCTTATAGTGCTATAGGTAGAATTCTTGGAGTTCACCGCTTAACCGTCTCTTCATTTGTACGTGAAAAAATATAG